From the genome of Adhaeribacter pallidiroseus:
AGAGAAATACAGAGCGTGCTTACCAGAAGGTAAGCGTTTTTTTAAAAAAAGACCGAAACAGCTTAATGTTAAGCCATAAAGAAGCGTAGTAAAGTAATTACTAGTGGCTAAATATTTTTTAAAAGAAACCCATCCGTGTTTTTCTTCTTCAATTTCCGCCGCAATTAGTTTACAATTTTCGTTTTCCGTACCGGATAAGGTAGCTTTGATGATCTTGGAAGAGCCACCATTAGCAATACCATCGCTGACATGAGCATACCTCGCCAGAGTTCTTTTCGAAGAATGACAGATACACTCCTGACTCGTAGAGGCATACAGCTGGCTATATACACTCAACAGGAGTATACATAAGCTAAGGAGATATTGGAGTACTGCCCTTGACATTCTAGTTGCAAAACTATAACAGGTTAATGATAAAGGCAAGTAATTTAACATTAAAAATTGTAGATATAATTAAAATTTTATTTATTCCGGCGTAAATTGTTACAACATTACCAATCAGGGCACTAATTAAATTAAAAAATTTAAATATTATTGTTTAACATACTGGTAATAAAAGTAAAAAATAAAGTTGCTACTTGTTTAATAAGAAAAATAAACAGTGCTAATGCTAATACTTGCTTTAACAAAATTAGCCAGCCTTATTATCTCTCCGTTGGAAACCAATACACGGGTTGGTTTACAAAAGAGCAAAAGCCCGTAAAGAATAATATTTGCCTGTTGCTTAATTTTTTAGGCTTTCCGGCAGCAGCTTTAAAGCCTTATGAAAAAAGACATTTGGTAAGTAAATTACAGACAAGTGTTTTGCAAGATACGAGAAAACAAAGTAAACTGATCTTTGCTGGTACATAAATAGGATTGGCAAAACGATGGCTGGTTGCTTGATTGCCGCCGCTAGGCAACCAACACGCGAAATTGTTATTATCTGGAAAAAAAAGCTTTGACAAACAGAAAGATCAATCTGAAAAAGGTTTTCCGGACATTTTTAATAAATTTTATTGCCTTAAATAGTGTGGCTTTTTTTCATGCTTACAGATTCACCCACTTCGTGGATAAAGCAGCCGAAAAAACAGAACAATCCAGTAATCTCTCGGCATTTGAGAAAGGTAAAACTTTACTATTGGGGGTAAATAACCCGAGGCCAGAGAATAACGAACTTCCTTTACAAGCTTTCCAGAATATAACTTTAAAAAGTAATCGAAGCATTGCCTGTTGGCATATTAAAACAAACCACTCTAAAGGCACTGTTATTCTTTTTCACGGTTACGGTGGTCAAAAATCTACCATGCTCGATAAATCTAACAAATTTATTAAACTCGGCTATAGTACTCTACTTGTTGATTTTATGGGTTCCGGTGGTTCTGAAGGAAACCAAACAACCATCGGGTTTTTAGAAGCAGCGCAAGTAAAAACTTGTTTTAACTATTTAAAAGACCAAGGAGAAAGCCCAATTTATTTATTCGGGACTTCTATGGGGGCAGTGGCCATTTTAAAAGCTATTAAAGATTATTCTATTTCGCCTAAAGCCATTATCCTAGAATGTCCGTTTGGTTCTATGTACGAAACAGTAGGTGCGCGATTTAAAATGATGAATGTCCCAATTTTTCCTATAGCGGGTTTTCTGGTTTTTTGGGGTGGCGTACAAAATGGTTACTGGGCTTTTAGCCATAATCCGAAAGAATATGCAAAAAGTATTAGTTGCCCAACCTTACTATTATACGGCGCGCAAGATCTTAAAGTAAGCAGAAGAGAAATCAAGGAGATATACGCTAACTTAAACGGCAAGAAAAAATTAAAAATATATCTAGAAGCAGGACATGAAAACTATTTAATAAAATACCAAAAACAGTGGCTTGCAGATGTACAAAATTTTCTGCTCCAAAACTCCTAAAAGTCAACTAAAACAGTTTACGAAAAACATAGTACTTGTAAGCAAAGCTCTTACATTAAGTTCCTGCGGGATCAGGAGTAAAGTGAACTACTTACTCTACAATCGCAAAAACAAGTTTTAAAATAGCAAAATAAAGCATACGTTATTTTAGCAAGAACAATAACCAAACGAACTTTTCTTCTTTATTTTGCCAGTGGCTACGCACTCAACTTTTCTAGATACCGCAGGCATTATACTTTATTTACGCTTACCGCCACAGAAAAATTTAAAAAAGCAGTTAATACGGACAAGATTCTGCAAAAAATAATACCTTTCACAAAAGGGTACTGGGGTATTTTAAATCCTCACTCCAAGATAAGTACTGGCAGTACTAGCCCAGAACAGCTAACAGCAAGAAATATAAAATAAACCTGAAAGCAGCAATACATGAAAATACATAGCACCAACTACCAAAACACTTTTATACAAGTCGCCGACGATTGCCCGGCTACCAAGGGAGAAATTCCGCTGGGGAAAAAAGACACTAAAACGGTAGCCCAGCTGCAATTTGAATTAATAAGCCAAAACCCTTATAGATTCACCTCCGACGACGTGCTTTTTCAAGTTTTTGCCCAACGTAACAACTTAACCGCCACCGAACAACCAACAGCCCGGGAACAATTCTTTGCAAAAGGGCAACCATGCTTTCGGGCATCTCCTTTAACGAAGCAATATGGCTGGGGTATTCACCACAACCAAGAAAGTAAAATTGCCCTGTACGGGCGGGAAACCACCGCGTACGAAGCGTTTACAACCGATAAGGCGCTTAAAGTGGTAAAGGCCATGAAGATCAGCAAGTAATTTGGCGGCAATATTGCCGATGATTATACAATATAATTTTTTAAAATTTTCACAAAAAATACTGAAAGCCGTTTATAAAGACACAAACAACGGCACCAGCTAGGAGCAAGACCTACTTAACTTGCTTGTGCGAAAGGCATTTTTTAATAGATCATCTCCGGAACCTAAACGCCCTCACAAACCTGACCGAAGCACCCGAAATGGGCCTTATTCTACTTTTTTTACTCACTTAATAATTGTTTTCCGTCGTTACTGGCGCAAAGCAGAACAATACGTTACTACTACTAATAGTAACGCTTACCATTACCGGCACTTCTTGTTTTGCTTGCGGCGTAAAACAGTAGTTTAAAAAGAAATAAGGCTAAGCCGATTAAATAAAAGCTAGCGGAAACTGCCCCCATTCTAAGTTTTTTTTAAATTTAAGGGGAATACTAAAGCAACCCACCATGGACGAAATAAAAAAAGAAGCTATTAAACAAGAAGTTTTTGACCTATATGACGATTACGCGCACAACCGGGTAGACCGGCGCGAGTTTATGCAGCAGTTATCCGCGTATGCCGTGGGTGGTTTAACTGTGGCCTCCCTCATGAGTTTTCTGATGCCTGATTACCAGGGTGCCGTTCAAATTAAACCTAATGATCCGCGTTTAAAATCGGAGTACGTAAACTACTCTTCGCCGCAAGGGGGTGGCACGATAAAGGCTTTATTATCGCAACCCGCCGATGTTAAAAAGAAACTAGGCGGCATAGTGGTAGTACACGAAAACCGGGGCTTAAATCCGCACATTAAAGATGTAGCCCGGCGGGCTGCGTTGGCCGGGTTTGTTTCCATAGCGCCCGATGCCTTAACGCCCCTGGGCGGTTATCCGGGTAATGACGACCAAGGCCGGGAACTGCAAAGTAAACGCGACCGCAACGAAATGCTAACTGATTTTATTGCGGCCGCTGATTTTTTAAAAAATCATAAAGATTGTAATGGCAAAGTAGGGGTAGTTGGCTTTTGTTTTGGTGGCTGGATCGCCAACATGATGGCCGTGCGCCTACCCGATTTAGGAGCAGCCGTGCCGTTTTACGGTGGCCAACCAGCTGCCGAAGATGTACCTAAAATTAAAGCGCCGCTCTTGCTGCACTACGCCGCCTTAGACACCCGGGTAAACGAGGGTTGGCCGGCTTACGAAACCGCACTTAAAAACAATAAAAAAGCTTATACCGCTTACATGTACGAAAACGCGAACCACGGCTTCCATAACGATACCACGCCCCGTTACGACAAAGCCGCTGCCGAACTAGCCTGGAAACGAACTATTGACTTTTTCCACGATAAGTTGAAGTAATATTAGAGAACGTAGGCGTTACAAAATGAACAGCCATTTTTCCGGGAGGAAAAATGGCTGCTTTTTAAAAATAAGCTAAGCAGGGTTAATAT
Proteins encoded in this window:
- a CDS encoding alpha/beta hydrolase → MGVNNPRPENNELPLQAFQNITLKSNRSIACWHIKTNHSKGTVILFHGYGGQKSTMLDKSNKFIKLGYSTLLVDFMGSGGSEGNQTTIGFLEAAQVKTCFNYLKDQGESPIYLFGTSMGAVAILKAIKDYSISPKAIILECPFGSMYETVGARFKMMNVPIFPIAGFLVFWGGVQNGYWAFSHNPKEYAKSISCPTLLLYGAQDLKVSRREIKEIYANLNGKKKLKIYLEAGHENYLIKYQKQWLADVQNFLLQNS
- a CDS encoding DUF6157 family protein, with product MKIHSTNYQNTFIQVADDCPATKGEIPLGKKDTKTVAQLQFELISQNPYRFTSDDVLFQVFAQRNNLTATEQPTAREQFFAKGQPCFRASPLTKQYGWGIHHNQESKIALYGRETTAYEAFTTDKALKVVKAMKISK
- a CDS encoding dienelactone hydrolase family protein, which codes for MDEIKKEAIKQEVFDLYDDYAHNRVDRREFMQQLSAYAVGGLTVASLMSFLMPDYQGAVQIKPNDPRLKSEYVNYSSPQGGGTIKALLSQPADVKKKLGGIVVVHENRGLNPHIKDVARRAALAGFVSIAPDALTPLGGYPGNDDQGRELQSKRDRNEMLTDFIAAADFLKNHKDCNGKVGVVGFCFGGWIANMMAVRLPDLGAAVPFYGGQPAAEDVPKIKAPLLLHYAALDTRVNEGWPAYETALKNNKKAYTAYMYENANHGFHNDTTPRYDKAAAELAWKRTIDFFHDKLK